In the Phaseolus vulgaris cultivar G19833 chromosome 7, P. vulgaris v2.0, whole genome shotgun sequence genome, one interval contains:
- the LOC137828983 gene encoding uncharacterized protein — protein MAVDTGSSNSLFTHIASRELFRVRKRPRMDGFVSAFNDIGSLAVQHNAEDTIPLSLSFCKTAKFAHILAVSDEDGYVSLFDTRRKFPVTANFEDNIEDEKICSWVSHQNAVFDTCWIKEDMQILTASGDQTIKLWDVQEQKCLGVLTGHTGSVKSMCSHPTNADIIVSGSRDGSFRIWDLRCKSTAKSRRGEVSLCSIGGVNGAHVSSQARRTRRGKAASMSITSVLCLKDQVSVATAGAVDSVLKFWDTRNLKSSVAQTCPCPQPTEKQSLHGISSLSQDESGLFLSASCMDNRIYLYNTLQLEKGPLKSFSGCRIESFFVKSAISPDASNIVSGSSDGNAYVWKVDKPLEEPTILKTHYGEVTAVNWCSYEIGKFATCSDDFTVRVWNKNSYVSRTQCASAVRRRVMAIPCTECKMLLNNGKRYSKTDEDAFSPDHKLHPISSPSPFTPPKMNISEGHSNQLSSGFEPSAASQKTPESSLKSPSSVLNPPSSLKRTIRDYFSASPRTL, from the exons atGGCAGTGGATACTGGAAGCTCTAACTCTCTCTTCACTCACATCGCCTCCAGAGAACTCTTCCGAG TTCGAAAACGACCGCGAATGGACGGATTCGTCTCCGCCTTCAACGACATCGGATCCCTCGCCGTACAGCACAACGCCGAAGACACCATTCCTCTCTCTCTGTCTTTCTGCAAG ACTGCAAAATTTGCACACATTCTCGCTGTGTCTGATGAAGACGGTTATGTTAGCTTGTTTGATACTCGTCGCAAGTTCCCTGTTACCGCAAACTTTGAAGATAACATAG AAGATGAGAAGATCTGCAGTTGGGTTTCGCATCAGAATGCTGTTTTTGATACTTGTTGGATTAAG GAGGATATGCAGATTCTCACGGCATCCGGTGATCAAACA ATAAAATTATGGGATGTTCAAGAACAGAAGTGTCTTGGTGTGTTGACTGGGCACACGGGAAGTGTAAAATCTATGTGTTCTCATCCAACTAATGCGG aTATTATTGTCTCTGGTTCTAGAGATGGATCCTTTCGTATTTGGGACTTGAGATGCAAGTCCACTGCTAAGAGTAGgcgtggagaagttagcctatG TTCAATAGGTGGTGTCAACGGAGCACATGTTTCATCTCAAGCACGACGAACTAGGAGGGGAAAG GCTGCTTCCATGAGCATTACATCTGTTCTTTGTCTCAAGGATCAGGTTTCCGTAGCAACTGCTGGCGCAGTGGATAG CGTGTTGAAGTTTTGGGATACCAGAAATTTAAAAAGTAGTGTCGCTCAGACGTGTCCATGTCCTCAGCCAACTGAAAAG CAAAGTTTACACGGAATATCTAGCCTGTCCCAAGATGAAAGTGGACTTTTTCTTTCAGCCTCCTGCATGGATAACCG aatttatttatataacactCTTCAACTTGAAAAAGGGCCTTTAAAATCTTTTTCTGGGTGCCGAATTGAATCATTTTTTGTAAAG TCTGCAATTAGCCCTGATGCCTCGAACATAGTCAGTGGTTCTAGTGATGGAAATGCCTATGTTTGGAAG GTTGACAAGCCTCTGGAAGAACCTACTATTTTGAAAACTCACTATGGTGAAGTTACAGCAGTTAACTG GTGTAGCTATGAAATTGGAAaatttgcaacttgttctgATGACTTTACT GTTCGAGTATGGAATAAAAACAGTTATGTCTCTAGAACACAATGTGCATCTGCCGTTCGAAGAAGAGTAATGGCAATTCCTTGTACAGAGTGCAAAATGCTTTTAAATAATGGGAAAAGGTACTCTAAAACAGACGAAGATGCTTTTTCACCCGATCATAAACTACATCCAATTTCCTCACCCAGTCCATTCACACCACCTAAAATGAACATATCTGAAGGCCACTCGAACCAACTTTCCTCAGGATTTGAGCCAAGTGCGGCTTCTCAAAAAACCCCTGAATCTTCTTTGAAGAGCCCCTCATCTGTATTGAACCCTCCATCCTCCCTAAAAAGAACTATCCGGGACTACTTTTCAGCATCTCCAAGAACCTTGTAG